The Paenibacillus sp. FSL R7-0204 genome includes a region encoding these proteins:
- a CDS encoding glycosyl hydrolase, which yields MKKWLKRTGTMLLACTLLLGGLTAPPAAHADPALITIESENAQLTPDLQVTTQIYGTPKPGYSGSGFVWMQNSGTLTYTVTVPATGMYTISTRYMQELSPDGRQQALIVNGAAKGSFMLPYTTTWKDFNFGYHKLNQGSNTIQVKAGWGFAYFDALTVDHANLDPLIVQPVLSDAQATPETQLLMNYLTEVYGKHMLSGQQEIYGGGNDGNSELEFDWIHNLTGKYPAVRGFDLMNYNPLYGWEDGTTARMIDWVNNKGGIATNSWHLTVPRDFTAYQLGEFVDWKKATYKPTETNFNTANAVIPGTKEYKYLKLAIKDLAEQLQILQENNVPVIFRPYHEAEGNGGLNGEGAWFWWASAGAEVYKQLWDQLYTELTETYGLHNLIWTYNSYVYSTSPAWYPGDDQVDIVGYDKYNTIYNRYDGLSGVPNEDAISSTFYQLVDLTGGKKMVAMTENDTVPSVQNLTEERAGWLYFLPWYGEHLMSTAFNYPATLTTLYQSDYVITLDELPDLKGNNPHPSATITPSMVEFDKAPAHQTDQTVTMNLNGNTLTALRSGTAILTENEDYTVSGNTLLLTKAFLATLPVGEHSIVLDFNQGQDPVLKVKVIDTTPGAAISPDHAVFDRAANLAQDISVALTLHGDQLTSLKSSNYTLVPTQDYTATDTAVVLRKAYLATLPLGQHAITFHFSGGTEVVLTVNVEDSSVPLPSGDLTIQAYNGSTGASTNGIAPKFKVINTGNSPVQLSDVKLRYYYTIDGEQQQSFWTDWASIGNANVTGTFVKLDTPAAGADYALELGFTSAAGTLNPGQSAEIQTRFSKQDWSNYNQANDYSFRAAGTQFADHEQITGYVNGQLVWGLEP from the coding sequence ATGAAGAAATGGCTCAAAAGAACAGGAACCATGCTGCTGGCCTGTACGCTGCTGCTTGGAGGGCTTACTGCACCGCCTGCGGCGCACGCTGACCCTGCACTGATCACCATCGAAAGCGAGAATGCCCAGCTCACTCCAGATCTGCAAGTGACGACCCAGATTTACGGAACGCCGAAGCCCGGCTATTCGGGAAGCGGTTTTGTCTGGATGCAGAACTCCGGTACGCTAACCTACACCGTAACTGTCCCGGCAACCGGCATGTATACGATCTCGACCCGTTATATGCAGGAGCTGAGCCCGGATGGCAGACAGCAGGCATTAATCGTTAACGGTGCTGCGAAGGGTTCGTTTATGCTGCCCTACACCACTACGTGGAAGGATTTCAACTTCGGCTATCACAAGCTGAATCAAGGCAGCAATACCATTCAGGTAAAAGCAGGCTGGGGATTCGCTTATTTCGACGCCTTAACGGTGGATCATGCGAACCTGGACCCCCTGATTGTGCAGCCCGTACTCTCTGACGCTCAGGCTACGCCCGAAACCCAGCTCCTGATGAATTATTTGACGGAGGTGTACGGGAAGCATATGCTCTCGGGCCAGCAGGAGATCTACGGCGGAGGGAATGACGGCAACTCCGAGCTGGAATTTGACTGGATTCACAACCTGACCGGGAAATATCCGGCAGTCCGCGGCTTCGACCTCATGAACTATAATCCGCTGTATGGCTGGGAGGACGGCACAACCGCCCGCATGATCGACTGGGTGAATAATAAGGGCGGGATTGCGACCAACAGCTGGCACCTTACCGTTCCCCGTGACTTCACCGCCTACCAGCTAGGGGAATTTGTGGATTGGAAGAAAGCCACCTACAAGCCTACCGAGACCAACTTTAATACCGCCAATGCTGTGATTCCCGGAACCAAGGAGTACAAATACTTGAAGCTGGCGATCAAGGACTTGGCAGAGCAGTTGCAGATTTTGCAGGAGAATAATGTGCCCGTGATCTTCCGTCCTTACCATGAGGCTGAGGGCAACGGGGGATTAAATGGGGAAGGCGCGTGGTTCTGGTGGGCTTCGGCAGGGGCAGAGGTGTACAAGCAGCTCTGGGATCAGCTCTATACCGAGCTTACGGAGACCTACGGCCTGCACAACCTGATCTGGACCTATAACAGTTATGTGTACAGCACTTCTCCGGCCTGGTATCCAGGGGATGATCAGGTGGATATTGTCGGCTACGATAAATACAATACCATCTACAACCGCTATGACGGACTGTCCGGCGTGCCGAATGAGGACGCGATTAGCTCAACCTTTTATCAGCTGGTGGATCTGACCGGGGGCAAGAAGATGGTAGCCATGACCGAGAACGACACCGTTCCCAGTGTGCAGAATCTGACCGAGGAGCGAGCGGGCTGGCTCTACTTCCTGCCATGGTACGGTGAGCATCTGATGAGTACGGCCTTCAATTATCCGGCTACGCTGACCACCCTGTACCAGAGTGATTATGTCATTACGCTGGACGAGCTGCCTGATCTGAAGGGCAATAATCCTCATCCAAGCGCAACCATTACACCATCCATGGTCGAATTTGACAAAGCTCCGGCTCATCAGACCGACCAGACCGTCACCATGAACCTGAACGGTAACACGTTAACGGCCCTTCGTTCTGGTACCGCCATTTTGACTGAGAACGAGGATTATACCGTAAGCGGGAACACACTGCTGCTCACTAAGGCGTTCCTGGCAACGCTGCCGGTTGGCGAGCATTCGATCGTCCTGGATTTCAATCAGGGCCAAGATCCCGTGTTAAAAGTAAAAGTCATCGATACTACACCAGGCGCTGCCATCTCACCAGACCATGCGGTGTTTGACCGGGCGGCGAATCTTGCACAGGACATATCTGTAGCGCTTACCTTACACGGGGACCAGCTGACAAGTCTGAAGAGCAGCAACTACACACTTGTCCCCACTCAGGATTACACGGCCACTGATACTGCGGTTGTTCTGAGAAAAGCTTATCTTGCCACGCTCCCGCTCGGCCAGCATGCGATCACTTTTCATTTTAGCGGCGGAACAGAGGTAGTGCTTACTGTGAACGTAGAGGATAGCAGTGTTCCGCTGCCTTCAGGCGACTTGACCATTCAGGCCTACAACGGCAGCACCGGTGCTTCGACCAATGGAATCGCACCCAAGTTCAAAGTAATCAACACCGGGAATTCACCGGTCCAGCTGAGCGATGTGAAGCTCCGGTATTACTACACGATTGACGGCGAGCAGCAGCAGAGCTTCTGGACCGACTGGGCCAGCATCGGAAATGCGAATGTCACCGGGACCTTCGTGAAGCTGGACACCCCGGCCGCCGGTGCCGACTATGCGCTGGAGCTTGGTTTCACCAGTGCCGCGGGCACCCTGAACCCCGGCCAGAGCGCCGAGATTCAGACCCGCTTCTCCAAACAAGACTGGTCCAACTACAATCAGGCGAATGACTACTCCTTCCGCGCCGCCGGTACCCAGTTCGCCGATCACGAGCAGATTACTGGGTATGTGAACGGGCAGCTGGTGTGGGGGTTGGAGCCTTAA
- a CDS encoding glycoside hydrolase family 5 protein: MLTKIKKCGVYSLALVLLASTLLGSSGSRASASAAEASAALTSDFRSLQASQIVSEMGAGWNLGNSLEASVNGIPSETAWNNPTITPQLIQKVKAAGFKTIRIPVSYLNYIGSAPNYTINSAWLDRVKAVVDYAYNEGLYVVINIHGDGFNSVQGSWLLVNSGNQTAIKQKYQKVWQQIANKFANYGERLILESMNEVFDGSYNNPNPAYYANLNAYNQIFVDTVRQAGGNNSARWLLIPGWNTNIDYTAGNYGFVLPTDTYRSSTIPSSEKRIMISAHYYSPWDFAGEESGNITQWGASATNPAKKSTWGQEDYLNSQLQSMYNKFTTQGYPVVIGEFGSIDKSSYDSSNNNYRAAYAKAVTATAKKYKAVPVYWDNGYNGQHGFALFSRYNNSVTQQGIINAIMQGMQ; the protein is encoded by the coding sequence ATGTTAACCAAAATCAAAAAATGCGGAGTCTACAGCCTAGCTCTAGTATTACTGGCATCCACCTTGCTCGGCAGCTCGGGTTCCCGCGCATCTGCATCTGCGGCTGAAGCGTCAGCCGCGCTGACTTCGGACTTCAGATCTTTGCAGGCTTCGCAGATCGTCAGCGAGATGGGGGCCGGATGGAATCTGGGCAACTCGCTCGAAGCTTCGGTGAACGGAATACCCAGTGAGACGGCCTGGAATAACCCAACCATTACGCCGCAGTTGATCCAAAAGGTCAAAGCAGCAGGCTTCAAAACGATCCGCATCCCAGTCTCTTATCTGAATTATATCGGCAGCGCTCCTAATTATACAATTAACTCGGCATGGCTGGACCGTGTGAAAGCAGTCGTGGATTACGCCTACAATGAAGGCCTCTATGTGGTCATTAATATTCACGGGGACGGCTTCAATTCCGTTCAGGGCAGCTGGCTCCTGGTGAACAGCGGCAACCAGACCGCCATTAAGCAGAAGTACCAGAAGGTATGGCAGCAGATCGCGAATAAGTTTGCCAATTATGGCGAACGGCTGATTTTGGAGTCGATGAACGAGGTGTTTGACGGCAGTTACAACAATCCGAATCCGGCGTATTACGCTAACCTGAATGCCTACAATCAGATCTTCGTGGATACGGTCAGACAGGCAGGCGGCAACAATAGTGCCAGATGGCTGCTGATTCCGGGCTGGAATACGAACATCGACTATACGGCGGGCAATTACGGCTTCGTACTCCCAACCGACACCTATAGATCCTCTACCATACCTAGCTCGGAAAAAAGAATCATGATCTCTGCCCACTACTATTCCCCTTGGGATTTTGCCGGTGAGGAATCGGGGAATATTACGCAGTGGGGTGCGTCAGCGACGAACCCTGCCAAGAAATCTACCTGGGGACAGGAGGATTATCTGAACTCGCAGCTCCAATCCATGTACAATAAATTCACGACTCAAGGCTACCCTGTAGTAATTGGTGAGTTCGGTTCAATCGACAAATCTTCCTACGATTCCAGCAATAATAACTACCGCGCCGCCTATGCCAAAGCTGTAACGGCAACCGCCAAGAAGTACAAGGCCGTCCCCGTCTATTGGGACAATGGCTATAACGGACAGCACGGCTTCGCCTTGTTCAGCCGTTATAATAACTCCGTCACCCAGCAAGGCATTATCAATGCCATTATGCAGGGGATGCAGTAA
- a CDS encoding nitroreductase family protein, which yields MQKVQDFMEVVKSRRSVKLYDSSVTISREKMSQMLEEASLAPSSVNLQPWRFVVIESPEAKAKLLPLASSNSNQVETSSAVVAVFGDLNFPEYMDEIFSDTVASGYMPQEVKEQFMAAYLPLLQSLSLEQKRDTVLIDAGLVSMQFMLVARAHGYDTNPIGGYNKNQIAGAFGLDAQRYVPVMLISIGKAAAAGHPSTRLAVDRTTVWH from the coding sequence ATACAAAAAGTTCAAGATTTCATGGAAGTGGTTAAAAGCCGCCGGTCGGTCAAGCTTTATGATTCCTCCGTTACCATCAGCCGGGAGAAAATGTCGCAAATGCTGGAAGAAGCTTCGCTGGCCCCCTCCTCCGTCAACTTGCAGCCGTGGCGTTTTGTCGTGATCGAAAGTCCTGAAGCCAAAGCCAAGCTACTTCCGCTGGCCAGCTCCAACAGCAACCAGGTGGAGACATCTTCCGCGGTAGTGGCTGTATTCGGTGACCTGAATTTCCCCGAGTATATGGACGAAATCTTCAGCGACACGGTTGCATCTGGCTACATGCCACAAGAGGTGAAGGAGCAGTTCATGGCTGCCTACTTGCCCCTCCTGCAAAGCTTGTCGTTGGAACAAAAACGCGATACCGTATTAATTGACGCCGGTCTGGTGTCCATGCAGTTCATGCTGGTTGCGCGTGCGCACGGCTACGACACCAATCCCATAGGCGGATACAATAAAAACCAGATTGCCGGTGCCTTCGGACTGGATGCACAGCGTTATGTGCCGGTTATGTTAATCTCCATTGGCAAAGCCGCGGCCGCCGGCCACCCTTCCACCCGCCTGGCGGTTGACCGCACGACAGTATGGCACTAA
- a CDS encoding MarR family winged helix-turn-helix transcriptional regulator, producing MNEGLTEKCILQRMQSLNTRISSAFSGCTGLSASRFRLLQELLATEEVSQSALQKSLGIDGAAVTRHLKQLELLQFVNRRTCPDDNRITLVSLNENGRQHVNHFLQANSEVVEGLFAGFDPEERQALADMLERMHHNAQNL from the coding sequence ATGAATGAGGGCTTAACTGAAAAGTGTATTTTGCAAAGGATGCAGTCTTTGAATACCCGGATCAGCAGCGCTTTTTCCGGCTGTACCGGCCTTAGTGCCTCCCGCTTCCGTTTGCTGCAAGAACTTCTTGCTACCGAGGAAGTAAGCCAGAGCGCCCTGCAGAAATCACTTGGCATTGACGGTGCCGCGGTGACCCGCCATTTAAAGCAGCTAGAGTTACTCCAATTTGTCAACCGGCGTACCTGCCCGGACGATAACCGCATTACTCTCGTAAGTCTCAATGAGAATGGCCGGCAGCATGTTAATCATTTTTTGCAGGCTAATTCAGAAGTAGTGGAAGGACTGTTTGCCGGCTTCGATCCCGAAGAACGCCAGGCTTTGGCAGACATGCTGGAACGTATGCACCATAATGCCCAGAATCTCTAA
- a CDS encoding CPBP family intramembrane glutamic endopeptidase: protein MNRATGTPPPGKKEFNPKDAVLVFLAFALISAAVIFALVIYDVLNLKDLLSFENPLQLAVYVALPTISLLLFGIILTLLIPASYIDETNKSYQNYSLTAILFFTLAGALFEELLFRGIIQNVLTLYLPNPWIAIVLTTVLFVGMHVQYYTKPLMLLNITIPSLVFGWVYGQTDNLLVPILVHFLMNLGITLLFKYKVIQMRGEKG from the coding sequence ATGAATCGTGCTACCGGGACCCCGCCACCAGGCAAAAAAGAATTCAATCCGAAAGATGCTGTACTGGTTTTCCTCGCCTTCGCCCTGATCAGCGCAGCCGTTATCTTTGCCCTTGTTATCTACGATGTCCTGAACCTGAAGGATCTGTTATCCTTTGAAAATCCACTGCAACTGGCAGTATACGTTGCTCTTCCCACAATCAGCCTATTGTTATTCGGGATCATCCTGACCCTGCTCATACCAGCCAGCTATATTGACGAGACGAATAAGAGCTATCAGAACTATTCGCTTACTGCGATTCTATTCTTCACACTCGCAGGCGCTTTATTTGAGGAGTTGCTGTTCCGGGGAATTATACAAAATGTGCTCACCCTCTACCTTCCCAACCCCTGGATCGCTATCGTACTCACCACGGTGCTGTTTGTGGGAATGCATGTCCAGTACTACACGAAGCCGCTAATGCTACTGAACATCACTATCCCGAGCCTGGTCTTCGGGTGGGTCTATGGGCAGACGGATAATTTGCTGGTTCCGATCCTTGTTCATTTTCTGATGAATCTGGGGATTACGCTGTTGTTCAAATATAAGGTGATTCAGATGAGAGGGGAGAAGGGATAA
- a CDS encoding DUF6756 family protein, giving the protein METHFEREIIQDESIWFIAEDRYDKLWLYEGKTVAILQVIPELCHLNEYYLISKKVQWLLCEDHHDMLHLSGQPIIDRWMRYESP; this is encoded by the coding sequence GTGGAAACGCATTTTGAGAGAGAGATCATCCAGGATGAATCCATCTGGTTCATTGCCGAGGACCGGTATGATAAGCTGTGGCTGTATGAGGGGAAGACGGTGGCGATTCTCCAGGTGATCCCTGAGTTATGCCACCTGAATGAGTATTACCTGATCTCCAAAAAGGTTCAATGGCTCCTCTGCGAAGATCACCATGATATGCTCCACCTGAGCGGCCAGCCGATCATTGACCGGTGGATGAGATACGAAAGCCCCTAA
- a CDS encoding NADP-dependent oxidoreductase: MKAIALTSFGIPEVLEELEVPVPAITGTQVLVEMRASSINPADVLFRSGAILESPMADKFADQFQLPLVLGNEVAGIVKEVGRKVRHFKPGDRVLGMIPRGSYMDYVAVEEDLLAIIPESLSFEQAGAAPTVALTAWQALFEHGQLQPGQRILIQAGAGGVGHAAVQLAKQHGAYVIATARDYNHDFVKGLGADEVIDYTKADFVTQITESVDIVLDSAMDASTFGTGLPGDIGKKNYSVIKDGGTYISVVAFALNQQPKIRGIHAYFFQARANRTDFESIVRQMQENKLNIHIHEAYPFTAQGLLQAYRKSEESTKRGKIIISKNLG; this comes from the coding sequence ATGAAAGCTATTGCTTTAACAAGCTTTGGAATTCCCGAAGTGCTAGAAGAACTGGAAGTTCCCGTTCCCGCAATTACCGGCACACAGGTTCTCGTCGAAATGCGCGCCTCATCCATCAATCCCGCAGATGTTCTATTTCGCAGCGGCGCAATTCTTGAGAGTCCGATGGCCGATAAATTTGCGGATCAATTTCAATTGCCGCTTGTTCTTGGTAATGAAGTAGCCGGCATTGTTAAAGAGGTTGGCAGGAAAGTCCGTCATTTCAAGCCGGGGGATCGTGTCTTGGGAATGATTCCGAGAGGTTCCTACATGGACTATGTTGCCGTGGAGGAAGATCTCCTTGCCATCATTCCTGAGAGTCTGTCCTTTGAACAGGCAGGTGCCGCGCCTACGGTTGCCCTGACCGCCTGGCAAGCGCTGTTTGAGCATGGTCAGCTTCAACCGGGACAACGCATCCTTATTCAAGCTGGCGCTGGAGGAGTAGGACATGCTGCAGTCCAGTTAGCCAAGCAACATGGAGCATACGTTATCGCAACCGCGAGGGACTATAATCATGATTTCGTCAAAGGACTTGGTGCAGACGAGGTGATCGATTATACGAAAGCCGACTTCGTCACCCAGATTACAGAGTCTGTTGATATTGTTTTGGATTCCGCTATGGACGCATCTACTTTCGGGACAGGGTTACCGGGAGACATCGGGAAGAAAAACTACTCGGTCATCAAGGATGGCGGGACCTATATATCAGTGGTGGCCTTCGCGCTTAATCAACAACCGAAGATCCGCGGCATTCACGCCTACTTCTTCCAGGCAAGAGCTAACCGTACCGATTTTGAATCCATTGTCCGCCAAATGCAAGAGAATAAATTGAATATCCATATCCATGAGGCCTATCCCTTCACTGCCCAAGGCCTGCTTCAGGCGTATCGCAAAAGTGAAGAGTCAACCAAACGGGGAAAAATCATCATATCGAAAAATCTTGGATAA
- a CDS encoding TetR/AcrR family transcriptional regulator has protein sequence MVNQEDPRVLRTRQLIRTAFRDLLQRKGYDAITIKDIAQEATINRATFYAHFEDKYALLDEVTEQAFHERIPEQVVNAEEFTEDICDQLRGGH, from the coding sequence ATGGTAAATCAGGAAGATCCGAGGGTATTGCGCACACGACAGTTAATTCGAACAGCGTTCAGAGATTTGCTGCAGAGAAAAGGCTATGATGCAATCACCATTAAAGATATCGCTCAGGAGGCAACCATTAACCGCGCCACCTTTTATGCCCATTTTGAAGATAAATATGCTTTGCTGGACGAAGTCACAGAACAGGCTTTTCATGAGAGGATTCCAGAGCAAGTGGTGAATGCAGAGGAGTTCACGGAGGATATATGTGACCAGTTGAGGGGTGGACATTGA